The Toxorhynchites rutilus septentrionalis strain SRP chromosome 3, ASM2978413v1, whole genome shotgun sequence genome includes a region encoding these proteins:
- the LOC129775150 gene encoding derlin-1, with translation MSDIQTWYKQVPIFTRIWLSATVGISLLARFGILPPGYLILTQYSLFRQFQLWRPMTAVFYYPLNPSTGFHFMLNCFFLYNYSLRLETDHFKQKPGDYFYLLFFNWILCVIIGLLIELPILMDPMVLSVLYVWCKLNKDVIVNFWFGTRFKAMYLPWVLLGMNLILSSGSIFSIVGILVGHAYYFLKFIYPQELGGPSLIETPAFIKRFFPDVTGGVHGFGVPPVGQRAANQQQQQGNGFGFRHAWGRGQVLGRE, from the exons ATGAGTGATATACAAACATGGTACAAGCAGGTTCCGATTTTTACTCGGATTTGGCTTTCGGCTACAGTGGGAATCAGCCTGTTGGCCCGATTTGGAATACTGCCGCCTGGGTATTTAATACTGACTCAGTATTCTTTATTTAGACAGTTTCAG CTATGGCGACCGATGACTGCGGTTTTCTACTATCCACTCAATCCATCAACCGGATTTCACTTTATGCTGAACTGTTTCTTTCTGTATAACTACTCTCTTCGTCTGGAGACGGATCATTTCAAACAGAAACCCGGTGATTATTTCTATCTGCTGTTTTTCAACTGGATTCTATGCGTTATCATTGGATTGCTCATTGAACTTCCG ATTCTCATGGATCCTATGGTGCTGTCCGTACTTTACGTATGGTGTAAACTGAACAAAGATGTTATCGTCAACTTTTGGTTTGGAACCCGTTTCAAGGCGATGTATCTTCCATGGGTTCTGTTGGGAATGAATCTGATTCTTTCCTCAGG AAGCATTTTTTCTATTGTTGGCATTTTGGTTGGTCACGCTTACTATTTCCTAAAGTTCATTTACCCACAAGAGCTGGGTGGTCCGAGCTTAATCGAGACACCCGCGTTCAT CAAACGGTTCTTCCCGGACGTTACCGGTGGTGTGCACGGTTTCGGCGTTCCTCCAGTTGGACAGCGTGCGGCAaaccaacaacaacagcaaggCAATGGCTTTGGTTTTAGACACGCCTGGGGTCGGGGTCAAGTTCTCGGTCGTGAATAA